The Montipora foliosa isolate CH-2021 chromosome 6, ASM3666993v2, whole genome shotgun sequence genome includes the window cccccacaaggacagagaaaaactctgacaaggatgggaattgaacccacgaccttcgggttagatctccgccgctctaccgactgagctacaaggtcagacgggagcaggccgtgggaactgtaGGTgtcaaagtcacggcaatgaacatgtacaagtacaaggaaaggttacgtttatacaaacgttggccgtgtagcacttatattttaaacatagttaactgaatagagggtaatgtgaagtgctagatttctatcccatatgaaccatgtgagcgttagccctactgatggaaatgggcccacacaaggacaagtgttttgtctctcgttctatttctctcagctttacggtgctctttattgaaattttctctcatGATCTTCCCCGGTTTCTCTCGAGGCTTACTtcacttaaatttctcaaatttcgtggCCTCTTCTCTCATACTCTTTTCTGATCttctgattattattattattattattatcgagaTTATCTAACAAGTATCGATGCAGTTACGCCTTCTGTCACTCGACTGTCACGGCTCTTCTTAAGGCCACAGACACTTGGGCATATATTATCGATCAAGGGAAgataaacgctgttgttttcctagatCTAAAAAAGGCTTTCGACACAGTAGACCACGAGATCCTCTTGTCAAAACTAAGCCATTACTTCATAAATGGAAATACGTACCAATGGTTTAGGTCATATTTAGAAAATCGTAGACAAAGTTGCTCAATCAACGAGACACTCTCCAATTGTTTTGGCCCAAGGGACGATTTTAGGGTTACTACTATTTTTATTCTGTATTAATGATCTTCGAAACTATTTACTCAATTGTGGGCCCAGGGTGTACACTGATGACTCCCATCTAACATATGCAGGTTCTTGAGTAGACAATATTCAGTTCTCATGAATCTGAATCAAGATTTCGAAAATGTTAACAACTGGGCGAGAGCAAGCAACCTTAGGCTAAATATATGACAAAAATCGAGTTCATGATcattggatcaaggcagaggcTGAGTACTCTCAGATTGTTCAGGAATAACCTCTTTTGGACCATGTTCTTTTTATTCCCACAATCTTTGATCTTACACTTTCAATGTCTAAACGATGCTTTTCCCTCTTTGAATACAATGCTTTTAATACAACTAAAGATATCTATTACAAGTCGCgaatcaaaacactaaaaggAAATCAAATTGTCAAATTTAGGGCTTAAGCATGCGATCAATGAATTAAGACTCCAAACGCTATCAAAAGGCTGGCATGTTGCTTTGCGTGTAACGTTGTACGCTTCCTAACACACAGATGAGCTCCCCGACAATTGCCACTGAGAATGTTACTACCACGGAATCACTTGGAATGACCATCGACTTGATTAGAGCAGTCACATTGACGGATAAACTAACAAAAGAAGTTGCTTGTGGTATTGCACCTTGTTCCTCAAGCAACCGTGCATCTGATAGGTCAAGCTCTAATTCAGCCACATTTTGACTCTTGCAGTGTTGTTTGGAGAGACTGTGGGATAACTTTGCAGAATGATgtgccgatcaaatcgaaacttcaacatctccCACCCGTGCAAACCATGGGCATTTGACCATCTTCTGTGAaaggggagtggggaatttgacctttgcctgcatggggtggggaaaattgaacggAAAGTATCaggtttcaaataattgttttctcCGGgggccgaagtcgctaacagctataaaacacgtgtttggacgaggtagaacagtttaaaggaagagatgaaGTATTTGCGAGCGGTTGTCTTAcgaaaaaggtcttcaaaaggtctttattaaagacggcagaggcggacgacgattgttctttaaaggggctaggtcacgcaattttaggcaatttcagcactgatcgaatggtcatagaattaactaaaatatcaaaataactgttcaaaactatagaagaactctaacaaaacacaggaagccaagaagggacatggatggacaaaactggagaggattgaaatggattgaagtTGGGTGAATTTGAAAATGTCggcccaatttttttcaaatttatatcagtctatatcaaaaggtcatttacacagctggaaaatcattctcagttgttatgtggccatgattttggaaatgaaagagtcttgctctgccaatttgacgtttagagctcataattaacaaaattaaacaaaattacataaaatagcgtgacctagcccctttaataggGTATGACAAACTTCGAGTTGATCAGCGCATAAAGTACAGAAGTTACAAAAATGTTGATcgaattttgttcaattttattttctatGTTGAGAGATATCCGCTCTTAGCTTTGTGTCTgataggggtggcgaatggtaaatgcgagacggcgagactaGCGTtattctttgcgagcccgagacattttgactttttagattgcgagaccgagacttcacaGTGTTTTGAGTGCGAGCGCGAGACGTTTAGACTCTTAAAATTCCAGCCCCAGATTTGGTTCAGAGCTATGAGAAGATATGACAATGAGCTAGAATTAGCTTGTAAAAAAGTCTTACGAAGGATGCTTTTGTTGTAAACCTGTCAACAGTCAATAAACTCTATGATGTTACACGGTGTAGAACggccaaacacgactcctattggtcGGGATGAGAAATTCAGAGACCTCAGAGTTTTGCTCTGAtgagtacatctttcaaagacctcccttttctatatgaaataaggggaggGTTTTTGAATATATTTcgtagtaagggctggttttgtataagatgctatttgttcataagaatatgtttgagatcaggcattgatggacggtattctgtaacaaacggcaaaattcgtttgcgcgttttttgtttattttgtagagctgacattctttggctgaaattgactttaaaTAGGATCATGTTCAAAAGGTTATCTGGGTAACCcctgtgttgtaatctttgtttgaataatgcGATGTGTTCGTCAAATTTGGCCTTTGCATGAAGAGTTAGTTCTAAGAAGCCTTAGAGCTTCGCCTTTGATGAAGCCTTTCCTGACGCCTGGAGGGTGGCAGGAGTCAAAATGCGTGTATTGAAAAGTCTCTGTCGGTTTAAAGTGCGTGCGCACATCAAGAATAGAGTGCTTTTTGAATCGGTCGccttgtatacacatgtatccaagaattttatttcagtatctgaaatctcagccgtgaattttattgtaggatGGAAGCTATTTGCTAGCTTCGTGAAGTTGTGTATTGCCTCTTTGTTTGTGTTCCATAGAGAAaagatgtcgtcaatgtatttttggggtcttatgcattatgcataaagaccccAAAGTCAGAGggtttgtcactttgaggacgagaacacacgtgacagtctggcttgtagactgggtactagtaattgcgagtcattgtttttcaagtgtcggccattttgctttttgcgTTCGTCGTTTGTAtataaatctgcggtcgttttccctgttttgggatAAAATTGAAGaggaatacgatgcttatgatgtttcgcttagatgtgttttacttgccaacattaaaacaagttgttggacattacagGTCGTGTAaggaggtgatgttttggtttacacaaatgatgtgctacaatgtttacatcccattgcttacaaggcaagcaaatgatgtttAGGAAAATCCAGgttctacaatatttgatatcattgctCCAACAACCtttgtgtccgctgactctagtcaaggaaatgaagcaatctttggtgtgaatgctggtaagcaatgtgtagcaatgtcacttactgctattatataccatcaaatacaagataattctactttgaacaattctactttgataactctactttgaacaatattttggttattggaaataatctatacagttctgtaagatgttctgagcgaacaaatgactatttgctgttaactggtgttccagacatggtttcaatatttgttcatgacatcaaacgttggtccatatatgtctcttagacATTCACATCtagaagtattttcaaactcttaactgaattacaataattgttgtttgttaactactggcattaatacactatattgtaatgaatacactttaacaaatattgaaaccatgtctggaacaccagttaacagcaaatagtcatttgttcgctaagaacatcttacagaactgtatagattatttccaataaccaaaatattgttcaaagtagagttatcaaagtagaattgttcaaagtagaattatcttgtatctgatggtatataatagcagtaagcgacattgctacacattgcttaccagcattcacaccaaagattgcttcatttcttTGGCTAGAGTCAGTGGACACAGTGGTTGCTAGATCAATGATATGAagtattgtaggacctggaatttcccccacatcatcacctgtatgtTTAGGTATTGcgaatgctgtgtgtaccatcagtgtttattactgctactccagtagatgctgctagtaacactgttggattctcaggattcattggagcatgtctatagatttttactacagtgtggtaaattgttttgattaaatggcttttcccagcactacctcacctccagttataaataaataaactggttcaacattttgtgacttcaggctgttgaggttttcatttatttctagtccatgaaagcaccctgttgaaagctttgcattgcatttttaattattaatgatctaactgattcatgtaattggtcatcagatattcctcttggctgtttatacattgatattgctgatggactgtgatttccagtagtttgggaatttgcaccaagctctgagggtaCTTGTTTATTGAACATCTACTGATGATTCATTTTAGAATTccagttgaatttcagcattcctttgatcatttataagatcgtATGACAGTGTCATGCTTGTTTTTTAGccattctagtgcttctgttgctagtaaatagctgatagagatgctGTAGTGTGCACCAAAAGTTGTCTAAAGTGTGCAAATTGCAATAAGAGAAAGATTAgcggcaagtcatcgatgtaaaattctaaacagggcctgaaatttgaagcatactgaagaaacccatttcactgctgcattgtggcaaattttcaaccaatcacgcatggacgCATGGTGGGCTGGATGgagttaaactaagcataagaccccaagtacgcattgcggacctattttttccAAATGAGTGGTTTGTTAGGGCTTTGGTTGATGATATCAGTCTCAACTTCCGCCATAAAGATGTTAGCAAAAgatactgccatttttgttcccaTTGCGGTTCCGTGAGTTTGGACTATAACACTACGTTATGATATGCTACAACAACATAACTGTTTTTCTGGCTCCAAAATGACGTTGCGGTaatttttctagctttttgtGGAATTCAGACAATTTAAGAGAAGTTAGGATGAActttttctcggaaattgaAAGTTGCGTTACTGAAATTCAATATCAAGTGACGAGAAGacgtcatttaaaaaaaatacaaaccaAACGAATCGGGACTTCGAGACCCTTAAACATTGCAACAAAATTGAGACTCCGAGACACCTTcgtataaaaaacgagactgcgagacccgtgaaattcgactaaaattttgcgagacccagagtttttgaagaaccacCCCTTCTGATCACACAGCAAATGAAAAGTTCGTCGATTTGTAACAGATTATAAGGGCTATAAACAGCAAACATGCTGCTTTTGTTTAATGTTTGATAGGATATAATGAAGGACGTATTTCAGTTTGAATTGTTCCCAGTAACCACTTTTACTTTAAGGTAGCATTCAATGTCTAAAAGCATCCTACCTGAAGTTACTTGTTGCCTAAAGTgtctatgaagtaaaaaaaatatctttgacttattgtactatctggctggttctgaaataaaatttttattttcacacagagtttcttttgttttggtaactccactgtgaggttgagactttaagttaagttaagtgaagctattactctctcccctcggggcttttccgGACTAATTTGCAATGTTtttcgggggactttagccagactgcttgttacacagtttacaatttattttaggaagtgaaaaatgtccccgtccagataaggtcagaccacaacaccggggactacgtcccctactcttatcgaatagtgagtgggttctttaacgtcccatactatttcatttccaacaagggttatgagacgggtcctccggtttacagtccttatccgagaagacttgaaagtctaaccatttgcagatgtaattacaaaggcagcacattctcctcagttattttaagaccctgagtgttggtccggccggagtcgaactcacgacatcccgcatgacagccgatgctcaactaactgagccaccacattgctttgtgaatttctcttcctcattttacagactaatttTCTCTCAACCACAGCCAGACAACCcaaaggatgcgagagcgcgtgacgtcacgttattttgagacagttgtaacggccgattcaactgatcgaggaaaatgttccataaaaacttcaaatcgcagtgtttcttttcaaaacttcattttacatcattgtgtaaatagttcacaaCCGGAAGTCAACATAGACACGTTAACGTTCTGTTtctgagaaaaagaaacaaaaacctgGGTTAACTTCCGGTAGAATCGGATTGGCCAACCATTTATAGCATGAACATCACCTTGATTTAAGAGGAAAAATATAAAAGCGTTGTTTTCCTTCTTCCTCCCTTCCCCGATCAACAGAAAGCCgacctgatcgcaggttacgtGCAAACCAAAAGAAGATCAGCCCTGAACAAGGACGAATAAACTATAACTGTGCCCTCAGTGATCTCTTCATGGCTTATCAAGATCCACAAAGTACAGAGTCCGATCAAAAGGGAAAAGCGTCGACCTCTTATGCCTCCAGCTATTCCAGACTTACCAAGGACAATTTGTACATGATTCTTGCGCTTTGGATGGAAGATTTCCCAGAGGACAAGCCAGAAAAAAACCCAGCGGACAATCCTGAAAGAAACAATCCTTACAAGAAAGTTGGAGCTGTACTCGTTTTGCCAAACGACAGGAGTTACGCCGTTGACTGTTCCCGCAATGGCGTCCATGCAGTTGCTCGCTTGTTGATGATGCATCATGACGTCCTTGAAGACTGCAAAGTCTTTGTATCGAGAAAACCATGCTCTTTTTGCACAAAGCTTCTGGTCCAGTCTAAAGTGAAGAGAGTCTTCTATTTGCCAATTGAGCCAGAGTACCGCCACTTAGACGACTTTGAAGAAGAAATATTTCGGGTTGATAACCTATTTAAAGTAAGCTCAATAAGCCAAAGTGTGTTCGTCCCAAAAGTGGGAGCTGATGTTATCAAGGACATTCAAAACAAGCTCCAAACACCTGTgaaaaaaaggattgaaatggtGGATAGTCTTAAAAAAAGATATTGGATCGACGATTGGATGAAAGAGGCCAAGGATAAACTTCCATGGCAGGCTCTAGATGAAGAGATGAGAAGTCAGGTCAAAATCGATTTCACAGAAATGGTGACATGGATGGCGTCGATTTTGGTCGGAACGGAGAAAGGATACAATTTTAAACTTGAATCACCAGTTTCTGAGAGTAAGCATGAATCGTTTGCATTCGATCCAACACGGGAAAAGGAAAGAGAGCAGGGGTGCCACCTTATCACTTTGGCAAAGTTCCTAGCCGAACGTACCGACGATCCAAAAACCGGGGTAGGATCAGTaatcataaacaaaaaaaaagaaattgttggGCTTGGCTGGAATGGATTTCCATCAAAAGCGCTGTATGGTGAATTCCCAAGAGCTTCTGACAAAGATAAAGACGCCCCAGACAAGAAGTATCCTTACAGCATTCACTCAGAGCAAAACGCGCTTCTCATGCGGAACACCAAGAACATTGAAGGTGGAACCTTGTTTGTGACAAAGACGCCGTGCGATGAGTGCACTACATTACTTGAGATGCTGGGAATAGAGACAGTTATCTTGGGCGCAGAGTTTATAGAAGAGAAAAGCAAGAAAGGAATAAGTTATAACAAGTTCTCTTATGCAGTGAAGAGGGGCAAATTTACTTGCTTTAGTCTGGTATCGGAGATAAGTGGGGCAAAGAGGAATCTCGACATGGAATTTGAAGATCAAGGAAGAAAAAGGGAACGAAAAGATTGTTGAGGAAGTAACTGGCGTTGGAGACCGATTCGACCAAGCGAAAGTAAGGCCACCCGTGAGCACGAGTTGCGGATTGTTTGtaatttcaactgaaaattttaattttgactGCTGCTTTCAGTCTATGAATATCTAAGTAGTGTATTAGGTGCGCTAAAAAAGATGACGTCGGGAAAACCATAACTGTTGTGATCGATTATCGTTTCGAGCTTCTGGTACAGTTCGTTTTCGTTACTTTGACTTTTTGGTCTTCTAATCTAGATTTTTTTAGTTCTACAGACAGTAAATACCTTTACTATAGATAGTCTGTAATCGCTACATTATTAATAGTTTGCATTCAAATGTTAATTGATCTTTGAATTGTGTTAGAATCTAGAGCTTGTTTACAATACCCcctcttggtttttttttatgtagtTTTAGCTCACGAGTGGGCAGATAAATTACaaaagggcacccaacgaaaagTAAAAGCCACACGACTAGCCGCAGGAGGATATTTTTAATTAGGTTCCTTCTAATGGATGAAGCTTGTTCAAAGTGGCTATGGGAAAAGTTAGTTTTATGACAGGGAAAATGCGGATAAAATATAACGGAACGTCGCAATATGCGCTAAAACCAATTTAAGACAACACACGAAATATATGAAACCAAGTTACAGATTTATGGATGGACAAACAGCACAAGATAGAAACGTATTGCATTTGGTCAATCGTTAAAAAAAAGTCGGCTCGatatttttcttcaagtttagGAGGACTCAC containing:
- the LOC138006133 gene encoding cytidine and dCMP deaminase domain-containing protein 1-like encodes the protein MAYQDPQSTESDQKGKASTSYASSYSRLTKDNLYMILALWMEDFPEDKPEKNPADNPERNNPYKKVGAVLVLPNDRSYAVDCSRNGVHAVARLLMMHHDVLEDCKVFVSRKPCSFCTKLLVQSKVKRVFYLPIEPEYRHLDDFEEEIFRVDNLFKVSSISQSVFVPKVGADVIKDIQNKLQTPVKKRIEMVDSLKKRYWIDDWMKEAKDKLPWQALDEEMRSQVKIDFTEMVTWMASILVGTEKGYNFKLESPVSESKHESFAFDPTREKEREQGCHLITLAKFLAERTDDPKTGVGSVIINKKKEIVGLGWNGFPSKALYGEFPRASDKDKDAPDKKYPYSIHSEQNALLMRNTKNIEGGTLFVTKTPCDECTTLLEMLGIETVILGAEFIEEKSKKGISYNKFSYAVKRGKFTCFSLVSEISGAKRNLDMEFEDQGRKRERKDC